ATTAAAAGCCAACTCTGCTAGCTCAacatttttatgaattttacaGGCACCCAAAAGGGCCCCCCAAATTGGGGCATCAGGTTTTAACTTCATTGACTCAATGAGCTCCTTAGCTTCCTTGAGTTGTCCAGCCCGGCCTAGAAGATCCACCATACAAGAGTAATGATCCAGACCCGGCTGCAACCCATATGTTCTCTCCATTGCGGCAAAATAATCCAAGCCTTTATCAGTCAATCCTGCATGACTACACGCAGACAATACACTTACAAAAACAGCTTTATCAGGTATAATTCCGGTCCCAATCATTTCATCAAAGAGCTGTACTGCAATTTCTCCATGTCCATGCATTCCATAACCACCTATAATTGCCGTCCACGAAATTACACTTTTCTCAGGCATGTGGTCAAATATAGCATGAGCCTTTCCCAAATTACCACACCTAGCGTACATATTAATCAGGGAATTACCCAAAAATGGGTTTGAACCAAACCCTCTACAGTGTATCTGCCTTTCTATCTCACAACCAACCTTATGAGCACCAATGTAGGCACAAGATGAGAGGACCCCGAGAAACGTCACGGGGTCAGGATGAATCCCAGTCAACTCCATCTCATGATAGAGGTCCAAAACATGATGAGCAAGCCCGTTTTGAGCATACCCAGAAATCATTGCATTCCAAGTAATCAAACCCTTTTCAGGCATCCCATTAAACAATGCTCGCGCGTAAGCAACTGCCCCACACTTAACATACATTGTAAGCAAACAATTTGAAACAGACACATTACTGTCTAGGCCAACCTTAACACAACAACCATGGAGACACATCCCAAGACTCAAATGCGCTGGAAGTGTACACACAGGTACTAACCCCAACATTGTAACTGAATCAACCAACACTCCCGCCTCCCTCATTTTACGAAACAACAAAACCCCATCATAAAATCTCGAATTTGAGGTGTACCCAGATATCAAAGCATTGTAACAAATAGTTAGCTTTCTTGATTCACCATTTTCATCAAACACCTTACGTGCATATTCAATAGAAGAGCATCTACAGTACATTGAAATTAAAGAAGTTTGTACAAAGGGATCGGGGTCGCACCCAGTTTTGATGACATGACAATGGAGCTGTGAGCCGGAGATTGGAAGGGAAAGAGTGGCGCATGACTTGAGAATGAAAGGGAAAGTGAAGGCATTGGGGGAGAAGCCAGAGCGGAGCATTTGGAGGTAGAGAGTGAGAGCTTGGGTGTATTCGCATTGCTTTGCTAATTCTCTTAGACGAAAGTTCCATGGGTTGGTTAAGCTTGTGCTTGTGGTTTTGGTGGTTTGGAGGTGCAGTAGTTTGTTTGTGCCAGAGATTACCGACCGTTGGACGATCATAGAGGATGGAGGGAGATTGAAGAGGGTGGAAATATTGAATGATAGGGATGTTGGATCGTTAATAAGATATAAGAAAACGACAGGACGTTTATGTATGTCATGACCAAATTTAAGCTGTCCacatgagtttttattttatttttattttttttgatgttccaaaaaataattagagTAATTCTAGTATCACATAAActgatacaaatttttttacaactatcTTACGTTACATGTCAAACTATGATTGGCTATTTGTTACTTTCACATTGACTCACCATTTTTTTCTCCACCATTCACAGTTGTGTCATATTATatagttttagaatttttctagtaattaaagagaaagagaggaatagACAAAGGTTTTATAGGAGTAATTAGGTTGTCCAAAAATTGGTCACAATTAGTTTGGGGGCAACCTGATAACCAACTGAATCATGGCAAGTTTGTAATTATTCAACCCATTGTTGAGCACAAGTATAAAAGTCCTCTACCCTCACAACTTGGGACTTGGGAGTTTGGGTAATCAAATTAGTTGAAAACCACCTTGGACTTGGTAGCATTGACACGTGGGTGAGGCTCCTCTCCAGTTTAAAAGCTGAACTGGGAGGGGTTGAATTGTTGAAGAGAAgaatgatgagagagagagagagagagagagagagagagagagggaaaaacaTATGtgttgagagttttttttttttataattatttttttaataaaccatTGGATTGCCTTTATACCATGTGTCACTTGTCCTAtttaaaatgagagaaaataggagGCTAATAAACAGGAGAGGAGCCTTACCCTTGACACATTATGACAAAACTATCATATCTAGCGGAGACTTGCTATACGGAGAATGATGGCACATGACAAAGAACGATGACTCCCAATGAAGGAGGAGAATGTGACATTTTTGGATGGGTCAATCTAAGTTGGATTTTAGACTAGAAAACTGTCACTGACTCAAGATTATTGGGTTTGCTTGGCACAAATCCATTATTGATCGACTCGATGATCAGATCATATGGCATTCAATTTAGATTCCTTTAGGTAGGGTGGTTTTGTTAGGTCATGGTTTGAGTTGGACAACCCTAGGTGTAGTTGTAACGCTTGAGTTGAACATGACTTCAGTAAATGTcactttatcttttttataCTAACAAAATAGGTTAGATCAAATCGTGAAAAGTCTATCTAGAAATGACTATAGTAAATGACAAAGATTGAGTCATAACCTGATCTCAACTCTATTACTATAAAAATACCTAATGTATTTAAATTCAAGATATAAACCTCAATCAAATTAAGTGAGAAGAGTAAATTGTTAagaatttcttaatttaataaCATTGTTCAATTCTCTCACAAAAAATAACTTACTTTAAAGTCTCTAGCCTTACATGTGATAAGCAAAATTAGAGTGAGGAAACCTTTGCTAGTGCACCCTTGGTGGCAATACTATCACATTGTGTTAAGACTTAGGAagaataattttgatattttaaagaaaataagaggAGGAGTTAGGACATGGGATTTGGGAACCGATGCGTTTTGATAGCATCCTTGTGATCCATTTTTGAGGGCTCTTGATGCtgcaaaacaaaaagaattacaCTAGTATGCGTAACACTCTAGTGAGTCTAGTCAGCTACCAAACTAGATAAAATTATCAGAGAGAAATCTCCGTGCTCTTCGGTGgataaaagtaaaacacaaacacacacacacgaagACAGTGGAGGAAGCTCGAAATCCACACTCTGGCAATGGAAGCAGTACAGTTCTCGACGGTTGCTTCTTCGCGCCAATTCTCCGCAGCTTCTCATTCTCACTCATTCTCCTCGCTGACCCGCGGCCAGAACCAAGCCAGAAAACCACCGAGCAGTAAGCTTTGGACCGGTTCTACTACCAATTCCACCGCCTCGCTCTCTTCCAGGAACTTGTTTTCCGTAAgtcaaaaacaaacaaagcacaATTCCATTCTCATTATGTGAGTTTCAGGAACTTGTTTTCCCAGAAAATTGGCTTCATATCTTTGGTATTTTTTTGGGACAGAGAGAGGTATGGGGTTGGGTGAACTCCAAGAGTGTAACTAGTGTGAGAAGAGGAGATAGGCGTGGTCTGGTTGTAAGAGCTGAAATGTTTGGCCAACTCACAAGTGGTCTTGAGGCAGCCTGGAATAAGCTCAAAGGAGAAGGTTCTCTCCCTTTCactgttctttttttatttattcacatTTGAATCAAGGAAATTGCTTAAACTACTACTAATATTTTACCACAAATATCCTTGagttactttttttgtttagggtgtgtttgtataAGTTTCTGCAAAACGGTGTTACGAGTTTCAAACAAGCGtttgtagaaaaaaattatgaggaGTTGCTGGCGCAAAactgggttttgggttttaaaaacaTGCTTTTAGGCTCCCAAAATGCCTAACCAAACAAAGGAgagcaattttgtttttgcgTTTAAATGttgacacatcaatttgtatgtATCATGttctaaaatttgtagtattcaTAGCATcactctttaattaaaaaaataaaaaataaaaaaataaaaagagcaaTTTATGACACAAAAGAGGTGTATTGCATGTCAATAAGTCCAGTGACacacaaaatttcacaactGCTGATATGGGTTGTTGTTATTTGCATGTATGAACGCGGTTTTAGTGGTGGATTCATATGAAAATGACGTTACTCTGATTACACAATTTGCCATTTTAACGAGTTGTGAATAAAGTTGTGTCCCTAGCATTATTGATTACACATGCCTTTAACTTTGTATAAATTGATTACAGCTTAGCTGTTTTAGTTGTGATGATTATTTGTTCCTTGTCGTAATGGGTGAATTCCCTTTGCTTCAGAGGTTTTGACCAAGGAAAATATAGTGGAGCCAATGCGAGATATTAGGAGAGCTCTTTTGGAAGCAGATGTGAGTGTCTGAGTGAGTTTTTGTAGTGTTGTGTTTGAGTTTTGATATATACATGATAAATAAGGTAGTTAATTAACTGTTCTGTTGACAGGTAAGCCTTCCTGTTGTACGACGGTTTGTGCAAGCCGTCAGTGAGCAGGCTGTTGGCGTTGGGCTGATTCGAGGAGTGAAACCGGATCAGCAACTGGTTAAGGTATGGATATCTATAATTTATTAGCTAAATGGTCTAAGAATGTACTATATTGATTGAGTTTATATAAGTTGTTGAGTTCAATTAATCTGAAAACATTACATAAATAGCATAATAATGTTCAATGTGCTTTACATAGTTCAGTTTACCAGCACAAGCATTACTGTTCATCTGAGACTCAAATGGATAAGTTTGCTTGTATAATATTGATGAAGAAAGTGATAGATTTATATGCACTTTTGGTTCTTACATATGTGGTAGGTCTTAGGGGCTATTATCACTGGTTGACATAGTAATTTGTTAttcaatttcatattttctctttttagttgTTATTCGATTTTATTTCTTCCTATTTTGCCATGGGTGCAATCCTATCTAGTGCTAAAAGCTTCTTTTGGAGCACTATATAAATTAACAAGAGCAatttttgcatgtattttctCAATAGACGTAAATTTAATCAATCTATTATGGATTTTGAATAATGAAGAAATATGTTTAAAATGAACGCAAGAAAAAACTAAGTATCTCTACTG
The DNA window shown above is from Quercus lobata isolate SW786 chromosome 7, ValleyOak3.0 Primary Assembly, whole genome shotgun sequence and carries:
- the LOC115953601 gene encoding putative pentatricopeptide repeat-containing protein At3g11460, mitochondrial yields the protein MIVQRSVISGTNKLLHLQTTKTTSTSLTNPWNFRLRELAKQCEYTQALTLYLQMLRSGFSPNAFTFPFILKSCATLSLPISGSQLHCHVIKTGCDPDPFVQTSLISMYCRCSSIEYARKVFDENGESRKLTICYNALISGYTSNSRFYDGVLLFRKMREAGVLVDSVTMLGLVPVCTLPAHLSLGMCLHGCCVKVGLDSNVSVSNCLLTMYVKCGAVAYARALFNGMPEKGLITWNAMISGYAQNGLAHHVLDLYHEMELTGIHPDPVTFLGVLSSCAYIGAHKVGCEIERQIHCRGFGSNPFLGNSLINMYARCGNLGKAHAIFDHMPEKSVISWTAIIGGYGMHGHGEIAVQLFDEMIGTGIIPDKAVFVSVLSACSHAGLTDKGLDYFAAMERTYGLQPGLDHYSCMVDLLGRAGQLKEAKELIESMKLKPDAPIWGALLGACKIHKNVELAELAFNQVIKLDPTNIGYYVLLSNIYCEAQNMEGVLKVRAMMRERKLKKEPGYSYVEYKGRVHLFLAGDRTHPQAKEIYGMLDELENLVKELVGSYKNDQERRNEEILSGMGVHSEKLAIAFGLLNTRPGTEIVVIKNLRICENCHLFIKLVSKIVDRQFVIRDATRFHHFRNGTCSCKDYW